The Nitrosospira lacus genome window below encodes:
- a CDS encoding universal stress protein encodes MYKKIMVAINDDKTSQIALQEALHIATTDSAKLCIVHAVAESSSDVDDHDNTGRQSGVGLLESAKSTAGNAISVETRLLAADGEYGLNGVSEAIANAVTEWGADLLVVGTKGRRGLERLVIGSVAGQLVNTVDTSILLVRAH; translated from the coding sequence ATGTACAAGAAAATCATGGTGGCTATCAACGATGACAAAACATCGCAAATTGCTTTGCAGGAGGCTCTGCATATTGCTACCACCGATAGCGCCAAACTATGCATCGTTCATGCTGTAGCGGAATCCTCCAGTGATGTCGACGACCATGATAACACTGGCCGGCAAAGCGGCGTAGGTCTGCTGGAGAGCGCTAAGTCCACTGCAGGTAATGCAATCTCGGTGGAAACGCGTCTATTGGCGGCAGATGGCGAATATGGTCTGAACGGTGTTTCAGAAGCCATCGCCAATGCCGTCACGGAGTGGGGAGCCGATCTGCTTGTGGTAGGAACGAAGGGTCGCCGGGGCTTGGAACGCCTGGTTATTGGTTCGGTAGCCGGGCAACTGGTGAATACCGTAGACACTTCAATTTTATTGGTTCGGGCGCACTAA
- a CDS encoding winged helix-turn-helix domain-containing protein gives MARPVTGREFVKAAKEKIVAAKTVDALRAAQALLLPLEFGLSLEQTATVIGLSKSRTGKLRTRFQRIELGVEQVKTKKGLRNHARMSLDEEIKFLTPFIIEAQDTGTLHIPQLKAELERCVGRSVSTSTVYQLLRRHGWSKLAQHPRTDMEVMQAWKRMSSKK, from the coding sequence ATGGCGAGACCTGTGACGGGACGTGAATTTGTGAAGGCAGCGAAGGAAAAAATCGTGGCGGCTAAAACGGTTGACGCCCTGCGTGCGGCGCAGGCCTTGCTTCTTCCGCTGGAGTTCGGACTATCGCTGGAACAGACGGCCACCGTCATTGGGCTCTCCAAGAGCCGGACAGGAAAACTACGGACGCGGTTTCAGCGTATCGAGCTGGGTGTCGAACAGGTTAAAACAAAAAAAGGGCTTCGTAATCATGCACGAATGAGCCTGGATGAAGAAATAAAATTCCTTACTCCTTTCATTATTGAGGCACAAGATACTGGCACCCTGCATATTCCACAATTAAAAGCGGAGCTTGAACGATGCGTGGGCAGATCGGTGTCGACGTCGACGGTTTATCAATTACTCAGACGCCACGGTTGGTCAAAACTTGCACAGCATCCGAGAACCGATATGGAAGTGATGCAGGCATGGAAAAGAATGAGTTCAAAAAAATAG
- a CDS encoding SulP family inorganic anion transporter produces MSSYTSEKPLVPSDDHQSGGTRESVTPVGSAGFQAKYVARDIQAGIITGAMAIPLSVGIALMSEYPIKVALATVAFACFIGWINAFIRPGNYIGAPGVAAGLAPVLAMGVHSFGIENMAFVIFLTSAMQALIWKYDWQKYILLAVPSYLVEGLLAGVGLKIALKFLTFTYELPADQEAADAFWNGARIQMALISLAGFATFVYLFSKFKDTKPAIPYFLLIGASIVLAQFMPMSMLHVDDVDLALALPVPHFDSALTWMYVIGFAAMLAVIDVIEQVMSNAAIEKIDPLKRKCNTNNSLLAIWIANMGSSFFGGMTNLDGLAKSTTNKLAGAMTKFSVFIIGIVVTFFVMNSQYLEFLPKFSLAAIMIFSGWKMIMGLWHVAHYGQYAMILATLCGLLVYKVGIFEGLLIAMAVHGLVNYLVFKQAGKIPSKVIVKKYFEKFSANANGGAD; encoded by the coding sequence ATGAGTTCATATACTTCAGAAAAACCGCTTGTGCCATCGGACGATCACCAGTCCGGCGGGACACGGGAATCGGTTACTCCCGTGGGATCAGCAGGATTTCAGGCCAAATACGTTGCCCGCGATATCCAGGCGGGCATCATAACCGGGGCGATGGCAATTCCCCTGTCCGTCGGTATCGCCTTGATGTCCGAGTACCCAATCAAGGTTGCTCTGGCAACAGTTGCATTTGCCTGTTTCATCGGCTGGATCAATGCCTTCATCAGGCCAGGCAACTATATCGGCGCGCCCGGCGTCGCAGCGGGCCTGGCGCCGGTCCTGGCGATGGGGGTTCACAGCTTTGGCATCGAAAACATGGCGTTCGTTATTTTCCTGACATCCGCCATGCAAGCGCTGATATGGAAATATGACTGGCAGAAATATATTCTGCTGGCGGTACCGAGCTACCTCGTCGAAGGACTGCTGGCGGGGGTTGGCTTGAAGATCGCCCTCAAGTTCCTGACATTTACCTATGAGCTGCCCGCAGATCAGGAGGCGGCGGATGCCTTCTGGAACGGGGCACGCATACAAATGGCGCTCATCTCGCTGGCCGGTTTCGCGACGTTCGTGTATCTGTTCTCGAAATTCAAGGACACGAAACCCGCCATTCCTTACTTTCTCCTCATCGGGGCAAGCATCGTACTGGCGCAATTCATGCCCATGTCCATGCTGCACGTGGATGATGTGGATCTCGCCCTGGCCTTGCCGGTACCTCACTTCGACAGCGCATTGACCTGGATGTATGTGATTGGTTTTGCAGCCATGCTGGCGGTGATCGACGTGATCGAACAGGTCATGAGCAATGCCGCCATCGAGAAGATCGATCCGCTGAAACGCAAATGCAACACCAACAACAGCCTGCTGGCTATCTGGATAGCCAATATGGGTTCCAGCTTCTTTGGCGGCATGACCAATCTGGACGGCCTGGCAAAGAGCACCACCAATAAGCTGGCTGGTGCCATGACCAAGTTTTCCGTCTTCATTATCGGCATCGTGGTCACCTTCTTTGTCATGAATTCCCAGTATCTCGAGTTTCTTCCCAAGTTTTCGCTGGCGGCGATCATGATATTTTCCGGGTGGAAAATGATCATGGGGTTGTGGCACGTCGCGCATTACGGACAATATGCCATGATACTTGCCACCCTTTGCGGATTGCTGGTCTACAAGGTGGGAATTTTCGAAGGCTTGCTGATCGCCATGGCGGTACATGGCCTGGTCAATTACCTGGTTTTCAAGCAAGCTGGCAAAATACCGAGCAAGGTTATTGTCAAAAAGTATTTTGAGAAATTCTCGGCCAACGCAAATGGCGGTGCTGACTGA
- a CDS encoding gamma-glutamylcyclotransferase, whose translation MLKTSTSTSTFLYFAYGANMLSRRLHTPDRAPSAVAIDLGFVQGRRFSFGKVSRDGSGKSDLEATGNLKDRAYGVLFKINVKEKPSLDEAEGLGIGYSEANIQVVTATGVYNALTYVASYKESPLLPYQWYKASVIAGAVEHGLPAEYVEWLRTFEAQPDANTKRRTEREALIFGDLPLHRFQFDMSRRQAAVNEA comes from the coding sequence ATGTTAAAAACATCTACATCAACCAGCACATTTCTTTATTTTGCATATGGCGCAAACATGTTATCACGGAGGCTTCATACGCCGGATAGAGCGCCATCCGCTGTAGCAATAGACCTCGGGTTTGTTCAGGGGCGGAGATTCTCTTTTGGCAAGGTGAGTCGCGATGGGTCCGGCAAATCTGATCTTGAAGCAACCGGCAACCTGAAAGATCGGGCTTATGGGGTTCTTTTTAAAATAAATGTAAAAGAAAAGCCGAGCCTTGACGAGGCAGAGGGCCTCGGAATTGGATACAGCGAAGCGAATATTCAGGTCGTTACCGCAACGGGTGTCTACAATGCGTTAACGTATGTGGCGAGCTATAAAGAAAGTCCTCTCCTGCCTTATCAATGGTATAAAGCGTCTGTCATAGCGGGGGCCGTAGAACATGGTTTGCCGGCTGAGTACGTTGAATGGCTAAGAACATTTGAAGCACAACCTGATGCAAATACGAAGCGCCGTACCGAGAGGGAAGCGTTGATATTCGGTGATTTGCCGCTGCATCGCTTCCAGTTCGACATGAGTAGGCGCCAGGCAGCCGTTAACGAGGCATAG
- a CDS encoding cytochrome P460 family protein gives MLQDRIFEKTLLGGIAISFLAGLFITQAAPVDAAEPHAKFNKAGELIRPTKYREWVFVGSPVTPKDMNEGKPAFPEFHNVYIDPASWAHWKKTGIFRDGTIFVLEMVSVGDKKSASGNGYFQGEFGGIAAAVKSKRRFPDTPNNWAYFGFSDKPTAAAQPDEACAACHKANAADDMVFIQHYPVLRAGKGKPRQKAF, from the coding sequence ATGTTACAAGACAGGATATTTGAGAAAACACTGTTGGGCGGCATTGCGATCTCATTTCTGGCCGGCTTATTCATCACTCAAGCCGCGCCCGTTGATGCGGCGGAACCCCACGCGAAATTTAACAAAGCCGGAGAGCTCATCCGTCCCACCAAATATCGGGAGTGGGTTTTTGTGGGCTCGCCAGTCACACCGAAAGATATGAACGAGGGTAAACCTGCATTCCCGGAGTTTCACAATGTCTACATTGATCCAGCCAGCTGGGCTCACTGGAAAAAAACAGGGATATTTCGCGACGGTACCATTTTTGTTCTCGAAATGGTTAGCGTGGGTGACAAGAAGTCGGCGAGTGGAAATGGGTATTTTCAGGGAGAATTTGGCGGTATCGCGGCAGCGGTCAAAAGCAAGAGACGCTTCCCGGACACACCCAACAATTGGGCTTACTTCGGTTTTAGCGACAAACCCACCGCAGCGGCACAACCTGATGAAGCCTGCGCAGCATGTCATAAGGCTAATGCCGCGGATGATATGGTTTTCATTCAACATTATCCTGTGTTGCGCGCTGGCAAAGGCAAACCCAGGCAAAAGGCTTTTTGA
- the rsgA gene encoding ribosome small subunit-dependent GTPase A: MRGKKGGAACGDRVEIKLTTSGQGVIETILPRSTLLYRSDAYREKLIAANVTQMIIVVAAVPSFSEELINRCLAAAENQRIRALIILNKGDLIEPTRTAAASLSLYRELGYPLLQISAKTSAAPLLPYLKGQLSVMVGQSGMGKSTLINALIPEAERATAGISIALDTGRHTTTHARLFHLDESTCIIDSPGMQEFGLRHIDGEDLAWEFIEFRPYIGRCKFNDCRHADEPGCALAEAAHDGKISRRRFNFYHKLATLSGTIS, from the coding sequence ATGCGCGGAAAAAAGGGGGGCGCAGCGTGCGGTGATCGAGTCGAAATCAAACTCACCACATCAGGACAGGGGGTGATAGAAACTATTCTGCCACGTAGTACCCTGCTTTATCGTAGTGACGCTTACCGTGAGAAACTCATCGCCGCCAACGTCACCCAAATGATTATCGTGGTGGCCGCCGTCCCAAGCTTTAGCGAAGAACTTATCAACCGTTGTCTCGCAGCCGCGGAGAATCAGCGTATCAGGGCATTGATTATACTTAACAAGGGTGATCTTATCGAACCTACACGTACTGCCGCTGCCTCACTCTCCCTCTACCGGGAACTTGGTTATCCTCTGCTGCAAATTAGCGCCAAGACCAGCGCTGCGCCTCTTCTGCCCTACCTCAAAGGCCAGCTTAGCGTTATGGTAGGTCAGTCCGGCATGGGCAAATCCACTCTCATCAACGCTCTGATTCCGGAGGCTGAACGTGCTACCGCCGGAATTTCCATAGCACTTGATACCGGGCGTCATACAACTACCCACGCCCGGCTCTTTCACCTCGATGAAAGTACTTGCATTATTGATTCCCCAGGGATGCAGGAATTTGGGCTGCGCCATATTGATGGCGAGGACTTGGCATGGGAATTTATTGAATTCCGCCCTTATATCGGACGATGCAAATTCAATGATTGCCGTCACGCCGATGAACCTGGCTGTGCGCTCGCCGAAGCGGCGCACGACGGAAAAATCAGCAGACGGCGCTTTAATTTCTATCACAAGCTTGCCACATTATCGGGCACTATATCGTGA
- a CDS encoding 4a-hydroxytetrahydrobiopterin dehydratase: protein MDTIVNDLATKQCRPCEGGMPPLSPSEIAILMDQLEGWEFSDKFIAKTYNFNNYYQTMAFVNTIAWISHREDHHPDITVSYNKCRVEYTTHAIDGLSENDFICAAKIDTLFKI, encoded by the coding sequence ATGGATACTATTGTCAACGATCTGGCCACCAAACAATGCAGGCCCTGTGAAGGCGGGATGCCGCCGCTTTCACCGTCGGAAATTGCCATACTGATGGACCAGCTTGAGGGGTGGGAGTTTTCCGATAAATTTATTGCAAAGACCTACAATTTCAACAATTATTATCAGACCATGGCTTTTGTCAATACCATCGCATGGATTTCGCATCGCGAAGACCACCATCCGGACATTACTGTCAGCTATAATAAATGCCGTGTGGAATACACCACACACGCCATCGACGGGTTGTCCGAAAATGATTTCATTTGTGCCGCAAAAATAGACACGCTATTCAAGATTTGA